GAACAGCGTCTTCAGCGCCACCCGCCGCAAAGCGCGTGGTTACCGCTCCTCCACCTACCTCATCACCATGCTCTACTTCCTCGCAGGCAAACTCCGCCTGCCCCAGCACTGAACCCATTCCACTGAAAACAGCGAAGAACCCCATTCTGGGGTGAGTTTGATGAAGGAGGCGGTATGGACATCTGGGAAGGAAAAGGTGTAGCGGGAGGGCGTGCTCGAGGTGCGAAAGTGCTGCGGGGTAAGATTTCTTTTATTTTCTTCATACAGATTTTCAAGGGCGGGTGTCTATTGGGTAAATCTGTGAATCGCGAAGGCATCCATAGTGGGGTTGTGCCGGTGGTTGAGACGGAAGCGGTGACCGTTTCGTCATCGGTATCGGATGAGCGTTGGTGCAAGGCTTGGTATGACAAGCTGGACCAGAATCTGGTGCTGTATGGGCGGTCACTGGGGCTGACTCATAGTGAGGCGGAGGATGTGTTGCAGGATACGTTCATCGCTTTGCTCAAGGTGAAGGTTTCCCCTGCCCAGCCGCAGCATTACATTCTACGGGCGTATCGGAACCGGTCGCTGAATTACCGTAGGAACTGGTGGCGGCGGCTGAAAGCGGAGTGGGAATCGGCGCAGTGGTTTGAGCCCAGCGCGGCGGAGAATCCGAAGGAGGCAGCGGCAATGCGGTGTCTCGCTGAATTGCCGGTGGAGCAGCGCGAGGTCATCGTGCTGAAGATCTGGCAGAAGATGACGTTTGATGAGATCGGGCAGGTGCTGGAGTTATCT
This genomic stretch from Verrucomicrobiia bacterium harbors:
- a CDS encoding sigma-70 family RNA polymerase sigma factor, which gives rise to MNREGIHSGVVPVVETEAVTVSSSVSDERWCKAWYDKLDQNLVLYGRSLGLTHSEAEDVLQDTFIALLKVKVSPAQPQHYILRAYRNRSLNYRRNWWRRLKAEWESAQWFEPSAAENPKEAAAMRCLAELPVEQREVIVLKIWQKMTFDEIGQVLELSPNTAAGRFRYGMEKLRKSMAEYGEEHEVLSFQCSVFSEVPGASADLVVTNAQARMTKE